Within Micromonospora parathelypteridis, the genomic segment CCTGCTGCTCGACAGGAACAGCCCGGACCCGGTCGCCGAGGACCCGTACGTCTTTCCCGACGACGACTGGACCACTCCCGCCGTCGAGCCGCTCTTCCCCGAGCGACCCACCGCGCAGCCGCCCACCCTGGCACCCACCCCCACCAAACAACCGATCACCGCACCGACGTCAGGGCCAGCCCCGGTGACTGTCGTCTACGAGGTCACCGGGTCGGGTCAGGCGGACATCGCGTACTACGACGCCGAGAGCGACCTCATCCACGTCGACCACACGAAGCTGCCCTGGCGCACCAGCATCCGGACCAACGGCCAGAGCAGGGTGATGGTGGAGGCCACCTGGCCCGACATCGACTACCACGGACCACTCGACTGCACCCTCACCGTCACCGGCGTCGGCAAACCGATCGTCGACAAGACGCGGGGATACTGGCGGACCACCTGCTCGGTCGAGTGAGGCTGGGGTTCACCCCGGGGGCACCCGTAGGCTGACGCCGTGACGACGAGCACCGATGTCGACCCGCTGGTGGCCCGGATGCGGCCGTTCGGCACGACGATCTTCGCCGAGATGTCCGCCCTCGCCACACGGACCGGCGCGGTCAACCTCGGCCAGGGCTTCCCCGACACCGACGGCCCACCGGAGATGCTGGCCGCCGCCGCCGAGGCGTTGCGCGGCGGGCAGAACCAGTACCCGCCCGGGCCGGGAATTCCCGCCCTGCGCGCGGCGGTCGCGGCCCATCAGCAGCGGTTCCACGAC encodes:
- a CDS encoding MmpS family transport accessory protein; the encoded protein is MTDSGRVVGIVIAVFVVLVLIICGCLCAGGLLLDRNSPDPVAEDPYVFPDDDWTTPAVEPLFPERPTAQPPTLAPTPTKQPITAPTSGPAPVTVVYEVTGSGQADIAYYDAESDLIHVDHTKLPWRTSIRTNGQSRVMVEATWPDIDYHGPLDCTLTVTGVGKPIVDKTRGYWRTTCSVE